Below is a genomic region from Helianthus annuus cultivar XRQ/B chromosome 2, HanXRQr2.0-SUNRISE, whole genome shotgun sequence.
gggaatgacactatttgggtaatcgttgatcgactcacaaagtctgctcactttttggctatcaaagaaacggataagttttctactttagcagacatttacttgaaggaagttgtttcgaggcacggagtgcccacctctattatttcggatcgcgatgcacgattcacgtcagagctttggcaagcaatgcacaaatccttcggctcacgattagacatgagcacagcatatcatcctcagacggatggacagtctgagcgaactattcaaactctagaagacatgcttcgagcgtgtgttatcgatttcggcaacggctgggaaaagcacctccctttggtggagttctcgtacaataacagttaccataccagcattcaagccgctccatttgaggcattgtacggacgtaaatgccggtcacctctctgttgggcagaggtgggggatagtcaaattacgggtccagatattgttgtggacgccacagaaaagatagcacagatacgacaacgcatggcggcagcacgcgaccgtcagaaagcctacgcggacaagcgtagaaagccattggaatttgaggtcggggaccgggttttattgaaagtttcaccctggaagggtgtggttcgttttggtaaaagaggcaaattgaatccgcggtacgtcggaccattcgaaatcttagaaaagattggcaaagtagcctacagattaaacctacctcctgaactcggtgcagttcacaatgtatttcacgtgtcgaatctgaagaaatgcctatcagatgagacccttatagttccttttaaggaactcactatcgacgagcggttgcagttcgtcgaggaaccagttgaaatcacggaccgggatgttaaggtcctcaaacacaagagaatccctcttgttcgagttcgttggaactcccagcgtggcccggagtatacatgggaacgcgaagaccagatgaaagaaaagtacccccagctattcgaacccaatgcatccacttctgaggctgaagctactactactgaatttcgggacgaaattccaaatcaacggggggatgatgtgacaccccaggaaaaccggtgaactatgtaacttgcctagctacctcagtaagtgcgtaccaaatttcgggacgaaatttctttcaagttggggataatgtgacaactcgaatttctaagattgatttcatacgtattacacgagcatgtgtttgactaattacttaattgcacattggattgatatgaaagtatatatatatgttgattgcttgattgtgcataattgtttgatcgtgtataatgggttccatattgtgaaacttgtactgtatgttagctagttagtgtgaatcatggcccaacctacgaaggatgttccacgaaacatgatgcatgaatcgaaggatgtcgaaacatatgaaggactcgaaacatatccttcgcgctcgaaacatatccttcgcactcgaaacatatccttcgatatgtttcggcccagtctttcaatttgggccttggcccactgccgatataatataagttggattagaaactttacgtaataacatttttgatcggcaaaaccctagagctttcggttcccttgtgtgtgtgacggcatatagcagacctacacTCTGTTCAAAGGATTTCAttacgtaatccagatttccggttagtatgtgatGCTTTATGTGTATATGATCTCGTGATTTTTCcagttgtcttgcaatatgtttgtatgttaaacagacacgtatgttaatcgaatatgaatgttaatcggatatagatgctaatcggatatattgtgatgatgttgattatggtaaacgaaaacgaaacaagtgaacacggtttggttagtttaaacgcaaagatctaaacctgctatcaattaggatctttggtattctgttcggattattaatcaatattacagatcgattgtagtgaggaatcgtgcttgtgtgatactcgttatgtagatgtactgttaagaattggtacttgttgtgatttgtttggacatgcatgatagatgatgattgttatgatgatgacggctgtagatgattagggtttctgtttctgtatttggctgcatgatatccgtaactgatggtgatcaaacgtaactgttaattgtcgaaagatGTTGCTacccgaaacatagttgttgtcgaaggatgcttgttagtcgaaccataaatttgaccgaaagatactagtttgaccgaaccattattggaccgaaagatagttggaccgaaagataggttggccgaaagatgacataggattcggaacataacattggtccgaaggataattgtgattactgttgtcgaaagatagtgactggattcgaaggatgttagggattatgaacatactttgactgattgattatatgctggattatttgacatgccatgctagagatgaatgttagcatctgtattcgtgcaaggtgaaataatacgtgtgtgttgttatgcaactgactgttatgtgaacattaactgcatgcgtacaattgtgaacatgaactgatttgttatacgtgcatacactaggacgtgattaattacttgtgagtgcataacttagcataccgagcaaaccgaggtgagttcacactcctactaaggcatgggattcccgggtcgtgggaatgggttaaaggttattattgaaaggaacgtactaatgctttactagactatcacctatcatgtcctcggatgtcaggacggttacgtaggttgggataacacctacgggttcacatgccattctatcctcggttacgaaggatacgcacgtaaaacctacgtgtacgcattacttactcctatcctcaggttacgaaggatacgtgcgtaaaacctacgcacactttatacacacttctgttctcggacgaagaacagggataataatacgaatagtctagtggtaacttaacatgggaagcccccaccagcataacttactatcggccctgtagagccacctgttacttactgttacacatttacttactgtgaactcgctcaactagtttgttgaccattctgttacatgccttgcagatcgttaggtacttggagcttgcactggagaagcgggtcgttgtggacaaggattcgtggtttctatgctgaactatgataacatttgaactatttactattgtgggattattactatgcttccgctacactttaaaacaataacatgttttgaacaccttttgtattgaacggatggttttcttttatcttacttaatactatatgcatgttcaatatgattggtggcttgatcctggtcagtcacgctcccaagcggtgatactccgcaggtggattttgggggtgtgacaccggtGAACTCGAGCTTTTTGCTGATGAACTCGACttttcagatttagactctgaCATTGACTcttcatccttatccaacacctgatcgaccaatttatttattaactcagactcatgatcagtgttttattaactcagactcatgatcagtgtcagacgatgtgaatgtgacgtcaatgttatctggcaatccATTTGAAGGTTCATATTCCCACTTTAAATtggttgccttttttactctttctgaattaggatttcgtggagaatatccttCTTCAAGCGGTGGTGGACACTTTGTATAATCGGTActatgtttcttaccagtatccttttctTCAGGTTTCTTCTCTTCAAACGCTGCCATACCTTCTACTGTagggtaaatcctgtcaatcacataagaagcaCATGAATAATTTTTCAATAACCTGTTTACCCTCTCAGTTTCTATCCTCTAAGTTTCCAATTTTTTTTCAAGTTCAGCACATTTCTCAATGTACTGATTGATGATTTTCTGCTTCGTCATGAACgctccattgagtgtcttcataGCTATCGCTTGTTCATTTCTTGACTTGTTAtattgattcatagctttgtttaaaacatcataagattctttcagtctgttcatgttatgaatcaactTGTTGTTGCGCCTTTTCACAGTATCACAATTTTCACACTTCTCAGGCATCTTTTCAGTATCAGCTTCCTTCTCAACATTGATAGCTGGAATTTCTTTGACTTGCTTCTTTACCACTCGAACATTTTCCTCAGGTTTGATCTTTTCTTTAACAGTTGTTGGCTTATGATTCTTTTTTTTCGCAGCTTGTCTTCCTTTGATCTCTTCCATTTTACCTGCAAAATACAaattatcatcatcactatcaggTGAAAATTCTCTTTTATAATATTCAATTTTTTGAATTTCTTCACTATcatcatcactctcttcatctgatGAGTGATCAAAGATTGGAGCTTTTTCTGATGCTTTTTCTGTTGAAActggttcttcttctttctttttcggACTGAATTGCTGAGATTCGTAATAAGCATACGCCATTTCATCTTCAGCAGTTGAATCTTCAAAAATTTGAGCAACAAATGCTTTAGAATTTGAAGgtctgttaggatcataatcatcccaattaaaaCCTTCTAGAattctctcatcatcttgatgaaCTAGAAGCTTTCTTTGATGGTTCTTCGATCTGTGGCGATTTTTGTTGATGcggagcaacttgatgataaatcgcttttcgatgataatcattgttgccgaatggattttgagctccacttgcttcgcggtttgtgCATTCTCGCTTAAAATGCCcattctccctgcaacgaaaacaagtaactttagatttatcaaaacctaaaggtgaagttccagcatcacggaaatcatctcttccagtgatctgtttaaacttctcagctcttctcaacacactagccatacaccactttatatccataagttccatttcttctgcatcaacctgatcgtaatcctcttttgttaacataggatttccgattcttcccgcaaccaaactttcataagactctaataCGGTCACTAATAACGACGTATGACCTTTAGCAACCTCTTCcgagaaattttgaccattctgaagaagtaatgcaatgttgcattgtagtacTTCGCCATTATTGGTTGCTGAAAATTTTGGATTGAATGATGGATATGACGAGAATCTATTATTgttgtttgatccttgagatgacccTCCAGATGAATTGTTTGTGTTAAatgcagtttcgatctttggtgcaatgttggtTTTATCATTCGTATTTCCTTTGTAGTACagaccaatgtcttgttcaccattagaattcttcattttctccatcttccgttgttccatctcttgaacttcaagcttttcaataaaCTTGCTCAGCGATAGATTTGTAAACTCACCATTATTCTTCAAaatcataagatacgtgccccaaacatcttgtggtaacgcatcagctaattTTTCAACCAATTCTTCGCTATCTTTCTTGATATCCAATCGCTTCATGTTAACCACCAAACtacaatatctttctataatcgCTTTGGTGCTTTCAGTTTTCAATCCACGAAATAGATCatattctttcttcaaaagcgattttttgttcttgatcatgtcttgacttccaacaaactttgttTTTAGTGCTTTCCACATTGAGTgtgcacttccgttgtgttgcaATAAAATCAAGATGTCTTCCTTAATAGCTTGTTGCAAtatactgatcatcatcttttcacttttgtatttctttttctcatcagcatCTAAATCTTTAATAGTGTAGGTCGTTATTGATGatcaaatgagtcaatcagagcttaAACACCACTGTTTATGCGGCAGAAGCACACAAACAGCTTGAATCAaagagaatggagtagaaacagatagCAGATCACTTTAAACACAGTTTCTCATTAATTCTTCAAAGAAAATTttggcagcagttcggctacaacTTGGACATTCAGTACAGAATGAGAAACACACaagactatatataggggtgctaattccgctccaaatgacatcatgtcatttcgggcggaatcaactactagtgatttcgctccaaatgacacaatgtcgtttcgagcggaatcaggacaTTAAAGTATAAAATTACAAAACTGACCCCTACATTCTTGACATATaagacccctagaccctatacaagctttactaagactaagacgtaggctttagacattcatgcatcaacaaactcccgcttggatacagccggagtcttcagtcttgtcttcgggtcttcagaTTGCTCTATACCTTTCCTCTCTAGGCTTTGGCTTTTTCCTCAACATATTCCTTAGCCTATCgttctctttctttcttttcttttcttcctcagctTGAATATTCATCTATTTTCCTCTGTTTTCTTCCAACTTCTTGCGTTCACGTTCAGCTTTCCTCTTTACTTTCTCTTCAAGCGACCAACAAGTTGACTTCCATTTCTTTCAGAATTTATTCCTTTCTGAAAGCAAAGAGTAGCAACTCTTTGAAACTGCATGGCCTGTTCTCTATCTTCAGCCTGGAAATGAATCTTGTTGATGAATAAACATTCAATATCTTTCGCTGAGTAGTTCACTAACCACATTGGGTCATAGATATAAATCTCTCGTATTTCGTTCCCAGCACGATAAGAAATCACAGCTTCAGTCGAGGTACAACTATAAACCCAGCCCATGAAGCCTTTGTGAAACTCCTGCTCCATTGGTGGCACTGGTATAGTCTTCATCGTTTTCGGCTTTTTCACGTTCATAATAGTCTCTTCAACTCCTGTCACTGGATCTACCCTTGTAACTCTCTTCGGGTAATGCGGCTTCTAGTGTCGGAAATTCTTCAAAGATTCAAACTTTATGTATCCCCACATCGCGACATCATTCTTTCGTACAGGATACCCTAAAGTTCACACTTTAGATAACTCGTCTACGTCCCACCACGGTAATGACATCACATCATATAAACGTTCAAAGTATTGTACTCCGCACTCTCTCCTGATCGCATATGCATTAACATGAGGTAGGAAACCCCAGCTAATGATATCACCAAGTGAAACACTTCGATCTCTTTGATAGTACTTCAACGGCCTTTTGATCTTCCTTTCGTGACTATCTTTAAACCACTTTTTCCGTTCTTCCTTCTGCATGTCTTTAGGAGTACCATCAAAATTTTTATCTTTCAAGATCTCAGCTACTTTCCTTCTCAACTCATCTTGATTCTCTTCAGTAAAGAACTCCATCAGTGTAGGTAACTGAGAAGTATCTTCATTTTCATTCTCGTCATTAGTGCAATCTTCAACCTCAACCCTATCATACATATCAGCATCCTCTACATACTTATACTCATACTCGGGTTGATGGTTGATGTCGAACGCATTTAATTCATcttcaaaatcaaatttgaagtCTGGATCCACCATACGTGTCATTTCTTTAATCTCTTCCAATGTACGTATGTCTGTGCTCACCTTCCTCCATATCAGTTTCTAATCTCAAAATTaacttttcaacatgttcaacattTTGATCATCACTATGCTCCCCCTTACCGTCAGCTCCCTCTGTCTCTTCATTCACACTATCATTCAGATAATCATCAACAGTCTTTTCACTTGACGGTTCAGTCACTTTGATTCTCGTACCTCCCTAATTATCATCGTCGTTATTGTCATCACCAGATCCATGACTACTAGCAGAAAAGACTTTTTCGTCATCGTCATCTTCTtcgtcatcatcgtcatcttcgTCATCTACGTCGTCACCTTCAACAGGATCATCTTCAAGTAACACATCCTCATCGAAAACCGCATATATAGCAGACAATGGTACAAGATTCTCAACAACTAAGGAAGGAACAATTGATCTTTCTTCCACTGCAAAACTACTTTCAACACCTTTGCCTTTATCTTTCATTTGTGCATCGAGTTCAGCTTCACGTTTTGTTCTAAGATCTTCTACTTGAATTTCTTCAAATTTCTGCTCGATAGACTTTCCAAGCATGTTCTCAACTACTTTATTCAACATGTAGAACTCATGCTCTCTGAGCGCTTTCGCCGCTTCAAATTCCCTGTTCTTTAATTCAAAATACTTGTTTTGTTCATCTCGCCGAGTTTTATCTTCTTCTAATTCAGCAACTCTCACTTTCAAGAAATCAATCTCTGTTTGATCAGTGTCAATCTTCTTTAGTAGTGCCTTGTTATCAGATTCTAGTCTCTTCAcacgcatttcgagaattttttCACGATCAGCCACTTTCTTGTTCTCAGCTGCTAATCTTTTGTTTTCATTCAACACATCATCCATCTTCTTCTGTAACTTCTTCACCTGTTCATCATTCGCAAATCCGAAGTCAGCGATATCTTGAAGATTTTCTGGAACGGTTGGAAAAGTCTTGTGTCCAGAAGAACCAGGAGTTAATTGAACTGGTATTTGAgtgggtggtggtgttttgaATATTTCTTGGGATGTAAGTAAGGCTGTTTCTTGTGAGGGTGTAATGGTATGTATTTGTTGCGGAGAATGAGGTGGTGTGAGTTGAAATGGTGAAGGTTGTCTTTGAGGTGTTGGTTGTCGTGGAGGTGTTTGATGTGGTGGTGATTGAATTGGTGATTGGTGTGGTGTAGATtcaggtggtggtgttggtggtttgCTTGGTTCTTTGGACGGTTTCTTCTTCAGAACAATCTTTGGCTTAGTGATCTTCGAAGTAACTTTCTTGATCTTCGGAGATACAATCCTTTTCCTTGCTCCTGCTTTCTTTCTACCACCTGAAGGAGGCGATTGTGATTCAGAAACGTGTTGTGGTGATGGGACATAGGGAGCATCCTCCTTTTCCTGCCTCTTTCTCTTCCTCAACAATTTCTCTTTCTCTGtctctgtgacaactcgagtttccaagatttcatcTTCGCATTTACTGCACGTTAATCGTTTAGGTGAtttgtttacacgacttgtttgtttcacaactgtatACGTTCGTAGTATGTTAAAACGTATCGTGATTGATATCTTATATATGGTgtgtattatgtgtgtatttgtatACATATTTTGTATTAGTATCATGGttgtataattaaaaaaaacaaaataagatATGTTAGGCCCAAACCCTTGTTTCTATTAACATGACAACCAGCCCAAATCCCTTGTCCCTATATTTTCATATTACGTGAATGACTAGGAAGGATAGTAGATCATATCAAACCCTACCTTTTCATTTAGGGTGCGACGGCAGTAACAAGACCCCCCCTTCTACTTGTGATTGCATCTCGATTAATTGGGTCTTCGGTTAGTGATTCTTGCTTATGATTTCATATTTGTATGATGTGTTGCTGATGTGATGATTGTAATTATAAATGAATCAAGTTTCTTTATGATAAAGTCACGATCTTAAAATATGATTAAGTACATGATGAGAAAGTGTGATGTTGTTCGAATTAGGCTGTGTTGATCAGTAGTAAAGATATGACTATTGATTGTATGTATTGAATCCATAGCGATTGATTGATGTAGATTGGATGGCTTTGATGATTTTTGTTAACTAGTAAATGAATGTTGGTAGATAACTGTTGCGTTATCGGTCAAGTATAATCAAATACATGTGGCCATGTGTAGATCTAACCAAAGCATGAAGTCATCCTATTAGTTGTCACTGGTTTCGCATGTATGGCAAATGTGAAGTGGTGGTTTATTTATGAAATCGAGACTTGTGGGAAGGTAACAGTCAACTTTTGACTAAAATATATGTTGAATCAAATGTACAACCATTATATAATTTGGTCCAACAGTAtcatagaagcaataacatatgTCGGCCATTCTTGGGTGTTTAGATAAGGTATTTATTTGAATATTAGATGAGTTGGGCGGCTGATTACATGTGTGCGTAACTTGGTCGGCTAAATATATGTGTGTGATTAGGAAATTAATTTTCAATCCATGAGCTTGTTGATTGGTGGGATTGGGCGGTCAACCGAAAGCCCTTGGCTGTGGGCTTCGGCCCAATGAAGCTAAGGAACCGGATCAAAAGAGTGGCGGCTAACTTGCATGTGAACATCTCACCGGCTAGTATTTTTGCGGTCCAATGAGGGTTGGCGGTGGGGGAATAGGTGTCGGCCACTAGGGAAATTAGGTTGTGGTGATATTGTTGTTACTTGCTAAAACCGTTACCGGTTGACGAAACAAATTATCAGCGAAACACTTTTGACGAAACCGACAtggcgaaacacattgtgtttcgccGAGATCGTTCTTGACGAAACAAACTCATCATATCAGGAGTGTTACGTCGAGGGATGTAACGACGAAACGGAGGTCGTTTCGTCGAAAGGGATTCACGGCGAAATaggggtgtttcgccgagtgGATAATCTGCTCTGTAACCTGGTTTATTGCTGTTATTGATAGCTGGATTTATTAACTGCTGTTAGATGCTTTGCATGACTTGTACGATGTTGGTTTCGTGATATGTACTACTTGGTAAACATTGATTGTGCTATTATGTGAACCTCATGAATGCAAACTGACTTATACACTTACGTAccataggacgtgattgattaactgtgagcacataacttatcataccgagcaaaccaaggtgagttcacactcttactaaggcatgggattcccagggcttgggaatgggattgaagtaATAAGGTTGAACTGATTCGAACTGAcgctattactagactaccataccatcgtcctcggttgtgctgGACACATaagtaaaacctacgtatacttatgatACTcattgtcctcaggttgcgaaggacactcacgtaaaacctacgtgaacttatactcactactgcctcggttgtgtcaggcacttacgtaaaacctacgtaaacccccgcgtacccctatcctcggttgtgaaggatacttacgtaaaacctacgtaaacttgtacgtattactgttctcgggatatgtagaacacttatggttacgaatagtctagtggatatataacatgggaagcccccaccagtagaacatactatcggcttagtagagccacatgttacaaacgaactt
It encodes:
- the LOC110888094 gene encoding glutamic acid-rich protein-like, whose translation is MILIQNMYTNTHIIHTIYKISITIRFNILRTYTVVKQTSRVNKSPKRLTCSKCEDEILETRVVTETEKEKLLRKRKRQEKEDAPYVPSPQHVSESQSPPSGGRKKAGARKRIVSPKIKKVTSKITKPKIVLKKKPSKEPSKPPTPPPESTPHQSPIQSPPHQTPPRQPTPQRQPSPFQLTPPHSPQQIHTITPSQETALLTSQEIFKTPPPTQIPVQLTPGSSGHKTFPTVPENLQDIADFGFANDEQVKKLQKKMDDVLNENKRLAAENKKVADREKILEMRVKRLESDNKALLKKIDTDQTEIDFLKVRVAELEEDKTRRDEQNKYFELKNREFEAAKALREHEFYMLNKVVENMLGKSIEQKFEEIQVEDLRTKREAELDAQMKDKGKGVESSFAVEERSIVPSLVVENLVPLSAIYAVFDEDVLLEDDPVEGDDVDDEDDDDDEEDDDDEKVFSASSHGSGDDNNDDDN